The Alteribacter keqinensis DNA segment AGCAGTTCCCCGAGAGCGCTGGCTGCGGCCAGGGCAAACAACGAGAGAGAACTGAGCATCAGGGTATCCGTCAGCACTTTCGGCATGTCCCTTAGTTTCAGAGTCTTATAGAAAAACATGCTGATCAGGAATGTGTAAACAGAAGCGAAAGCAGCGGCTTCCGTAGCAGTGAAAATCCCTGAAATAATACCCCCGATTAAAATGACCGGAGTAAAAATGGCAGGAAGCGTTTCCAAAAATGATTTTGTGAATTCATTTACCGAAGTGCGGTTCGCCTTTGGATACCCGCGCTTAACGGCAAAGATGTAGATAAGGAGCATCATCCCGAGACCAACGAGAACGCCCGGCACGATCCCGGCTAAAAACAACGCACCTACTGAGACGTTTGTCAGGCCTGCAAAGATGATCATCGGAATACTAGGAGGAATAATAACCCCTATCGTCGATGAAGCGGCGGTCACACCTACGGCAGTCGGGGTGTCATATCCCTGTCTTTTCATGCTGGGGATGAGAATTTTCCCCACACCGGCTGTATCTGCCTGTGACGCACCGGAAACTCCGGCAAAAATCATCGAAACGAGTATATTCGCGTGGGCAAGCCCCCCACGGATATGGCCGACGATTTTCAGGGAAAAATCAATCAGCTTTTGAGAAATCTGCCCGTGATTCATCAGGTTTGCGGCTAAAATAAAGAGCGGCACGGCCAGCAGAACAAACGAGTCCAACCCGTTGAGCATTCTTACGGGAACAGTTACTTCAGGAATATAAGGGATGGCGAAAATTCCGACAAAGGCAATGATACCAATAACAAACGCAATCGGAACACCGATCAGCAGCAGTACAAGAAAGAGTCCTATTAATAAAAATCCCATCTCTTACTCCCCTCCCCGTGCCGAGATCAACTTAACACTCGTAAACACATGTGCCGCAAGATAGATGACCATCGTTCCTGCCATAATCGGCAGAGAAATCCATACATAGCCCATTTTCAAAGCCGGTATGGTCACCCACTGGTAACTCCAAAACGTCGTTAAAGCCGTTAAACTGTAAATGAAAAGCACGCTGCTGAAGGCGATCAAGATCACATCAATAGTGATGTTTAACGCGTACTTTGCTTTGCCTTTCAGCTTCTTTGCCAGCAGATCGAAATTAAAATGCTCTTTTTTATTCACCATCACGGCCGCACCCATAAACACGGCCCAGATAAAGGAATAGTTAGCGACCTCGCCTGTCCACAGGACAGATACGCCCAATTGACGGCTTACCACCTGAACAAGGATGGCCGCGAAAAAGATACATAGAAATACAACACCGATAATCAGTTGAATCTGCTCCAGCCGTTTAATGAACACTCGCTTCACCTACTCATGTTAGAGATTAGGGGAAGATCACTCCTGTGTGCTCTTCCCCCTTGATTTATTGTTTAAGGTCGTTGATTCTTTGGAGAATATCTTCAATACCCGCGTCTTCTGCGAACGCTTCCTGGATCGGAAGGGCAATCTCGATGAACGGCTCACGGTCAATTTCATTGATTTCAGCACCTTCCTCAAGGGCTTTCTCCTTATACTCCTCTTCTTGTGCGTAAAGGGCTTCACGCTCTGCCACTGTTGATGCTTCTGCAGCGTTTAACAGAATCTCCTTCTGCTCGTCCGTCAACTCATCAAAACGCTCTCCATTTACAAGAAGTAAACGGGTCGTGTAGTCATGTCCTGTCTCTGTGGTGTACTTCCCATTTGGTGTCTGGTGGTGATTTTGCTGGACAAAGTACGGGTAAGCGTTCTCAGAAGAATCTACAACATTTTGCTGCAGTCCCTGATAGAGCTCTCCCCATGCTACATCAACAGGTGTTGCGCCTGCCTGTCTCCAGAAGTCTGCAACGACACCGGAGGTCTGGGTTCTGATTGACATTCCTCTAAGATCGTCAATAGTCTCGAGCGGCTCTTTGCCGTAGTAGTGACGGACACCGGCTGACCAGTAGCCGAGTACTTTAAAGTCATTGCCGGATTGTTCGTTAATAATCTCCGCCAGTTCTTCTCCTATTTCCCCGTCTACAACAGACTCCCAGTGGTCGTAATCGTCAAACAGGTACGGCAGCGCTAATAAGTCGACTTCTTTGATTCCAGTAGCCGTCATGAAGCCCGGTGAAACAAGGACAACATCCGCTGCACCAAGTTTTAGCTTTTCCACAAGTTCCGACTCCTCTGTCCCGATGGTTCCCGCATGAACCTCCACTTCAATAGCCCCGTCTGATTCTGATTCAGCTACATTCTTGAACTCAAGCATCCCTTCCTGAAATGGATTGTCGGGAGAAGTCTGGTTGTGGGCAGCAAGGATTTTCAGGTCCCCGCTTCCTTCTGCTCCGCTTGTTTCATCGTCATTTCCACACCCAGTGAGTACCAATCCCAATGCAGCAACGGTCATCCCCAATGTACTTGCCAGTTTCTTCATGTCCTATTCCTCCCGGTTTTATTTTTATCTATTCCATATTTGCGTGGCGGCGGGTCATTTCTTCGTACCCTTCACCTTTAACTGTTCCAATGATAATCGCATCCAGTACCAGATGAACGGCCTGGTCGAACTGGTTTCCAAGTGGCTGAATGGTCTCAGGTTCTTCTTCTCTTCTAAACTTTGTCGCTGCCGGAATGACCAGTACGAGGTCACTTATTTCAGCGATGGGCGATTGGTCGTTTGTTGTGACAAGCGCCACCTTTGCACCTGCCTCTTTGGCCTTTTGGGCAAACTGCTTAATCGCGCCCGTTGTTCCGGAACCGGAAATCCCAACGAGAAGATCCCCTTCTTCGACGCTTGGGGTAATGGTTTCCCCGACTGCAAAAACGGTGTAGCCGCTATGCATGAGCCTCATGGCAAAGGCTTTCCCCATCAGTCCTGAGCGCCCTTCACCTGTAATAAAAATCCGCTTCGCATCTTTTAATTCCTGACTAAGTGCCGAGGCTTCGCTTTCGGAAACGTTGGAAAGAACCGTGTCCATTTCAGCAGCGACCTGATTAATGATTGTTTTCATAGTCATCCATAACTCCTCTCATTTTTAATACGACTTGTTTTTTATCATCCGCCTTTGTAACCGCGCTCCCAACGATCACAACCGAAGGGGATTTGCGCAAAATCTCCGGGAGTGAATCTGGTGAAATGCCGCCTGCTACTGCTACTTCAAGATTTTTCCGTCCTTCTGTAAGGGAGAACAAGTCAAGCTTCATAGCCCCTCCCTTTTGCATATCCTTTCCGTAGTGGAGACTTACGAGGTCCGCCCCCAGTTCTTCAATGACTGCAATACGATCCGGGTTTGTTACGCCAAGCAAATCAATCATGACGCGTTTTTCTTTGTCTTTGGCAACTTTCAGCACATCCGCTATGGTCTGATCCGCTGAAAAAGCCATCACTGTTGTAATGTCCGCTCCCGCTTCAAAAGCCTGGAGGGCCTCATGCTTGCCTGCATCACAGGTTTTCATATCCGCCACCACGGTTCTGTGAGGAAACGTTTCTTTTATCTCCCTCACAATCGCCATGCCGTATTCTTTAATTACACCGGTGCCCACCTCAATCCAGTCGATATGCGCTTCGGTCTGTTCAAGAATCGCGAAACACTCGTCTCGGGTTAACCGGTCCAATGCCAGTTGAATCTTCAATGGAAGCCCTCCTTCTATCTGAGGCCACTGAAAAAGTACAAACCAACTTTTTCACTGCCTTTTATTTAAGCGGCAATGGCTCCATTCGGTTGCCCGCCTGTTACGAGAACCCCACTCCTAACAGGCTTTTAAAACATGCAACCGTTCCGCTCATTGCTTAGACGGCACTTAAAAAAAGTTTAAGACCGAACTTTTTCAGTGCCGTCCTATCTTTCTATGAATTCTTTTTCACCAAGCTTTATTAACACGTCTTCCAGGTAAGGGAGACCTTCATTATCACCTGAGACTCCCACAACCATTGACCCGATGGTATTGGACACATGCAGCCGTTTCTCCAGAGACCAGCCTTGCAGCCAGCCGTATAAGTATCCTGCGTCGAACCCGTCACCGGCCCCTACTGTATCTACCACACTAGGTGCTTTTACCGGAGGTGCGATGACTTTTTCGCCATTTTCCCACCCCGTCGATCCGTTCCCGCCATCTTTCAGCACCACGGATGTAAGCTCAAAACGACTGCATTTTTCGAAAATAACATCGGCGTCCACGCTGTCAAACAGGATCTCAGCCTCCTCCATACCTGCAAGTAAAAGATCCACTTCCGGCAGAATGTCCAGTAAGGCCTCTCTCGCTTCTTCCTTCCGCCAAAGCTTCAGGCGGATGTTAGGGTCCAGGGAAATGAGTAGACCCTGATCTTTTGCAAGACGAATGGCTTTCTTTACAAGAGGGACGTTTTTTTCTTTATCCAGGGCCATAAACACACCGGTTATGTGCAGCACCCGCCCTCCCTTAAAAATCGACGCGTCGATCGCCTCTTCCGTGAGGGTCACGGTCGGTGAGTTGGAGCGGTAGTAAAACGTTCGCCCGCCCCCGCCTTCATACACTTCCTTGAACTGAACCGAGGTCGGGTAGCCGTCCACAAGCTTCACCTGTGAAGTATCCACTCCTTCTCCTCGGGCAAAGTTTCGGATAAATCGGCCAAACTCATCATTGCCGAGCCGGCTGATCCACATGGTACGAAGGCCGAGTCTCGCGCAGCCGATAGCCAGGTTAAACTCAGCGCCGCCTGCTTTCCGGTCAAATGCATTCACAAATCTCATCGGTCCTTTTGTCTGGGGCTGCATGGATACCATGGCATCCCCGATCGTAATTACATCCATGTCGGTTAACTCCTGTCTGCCAGATTAGCAAGATTCTCCGGGTATCAATTCCGGCTCATAGCGGTACACCATTTCATCCCCGGTATTGTTGTTTTTGACTTTATCAATAATAATGGACGCTGCTTTTCTACCCATCTCAAAGGTCGGCTGTGCAATATACGTAAGCGTCGGAGAGTACAGATCGGCAAAGGAAACTCTGTCAATCCCGATCACTGCCAAATCCTCCGGCATGGAAAGACCCGACTCCTTCACAAACTTCAACACTTCAATCAAGGAAAGATCATTGGAAGCCAAAATCGCATCCGGCTTTGAAGGTCCGTTAAACATCTCTCTGAGTGCGCCCTGCATATCTTCTACGTCCACGCTCTTGATCCACCCTTCCTTCAGTGAAAGACCATTGTCTTTATGCGACTGTTTGAATCCGTTGATCCGCTCCACCCGCGGTGAAGGTTTTTGTTTAAGCGAGGTGGTTAACATCCCAATGTTGGAATAACCTTTACCGGCCAGGTGAGTAACGGCAAGGTCAGAAGCCCTTTCGTTATTCAGTTGGACAGTGGGAACCTCCACTTCATCAATGATCCGGTCCATAAATACCAGGGGGAATTCCCCTTCCTTCATCTTTTTATATAAATCCAGGTTGCCTCCAGTGGGAAACACAATAAGTCCGTCCACCTGCTTGGCCAGCAACATTTCAATATACTTCTTCTCTTTTTCCGGATTATCATCGGCATTGCACACAATGAGATGAAAATCATGCTCATGACAGTAATCTTCAATAGCTCTGATCACCTGGGTGGAAAAGGAATGAAGAATGTTCGCCACAATCACCCCGATTGTCTGTGTAGATTTCTGTTTTAAGCTGCGGGCAACAATATTCGGCTGATACCCCAGCTCGCTGATTGCGCTTTCAATTCGTGCTTTTGTTTTTGCGCCCATGTAGTCAAACCGCTTGTTTAAGTATTGCGATACCGTACTCTTTGACACACCGGCCTGCCTTGCTACATCGGCCATCGTTATTCGTTTGTTCACATTGACTCAGCTCGCTCCCGCATTACTAAATCGGTTTAGTAAATCGATTTAGTAAGAGTATAAAACAAATGTAAGCGCTTTACAAGGTGTAAATTTAAAAATATTCTTTTAAAACTGCATAGATATTTTAATTCAGACATTAAGAGGGGTTAACTCGACATCTTCAACGTCGAGGCTCTGAGTGGAAGTTACATAAACCATATAAAAAAGGCTGCCTCCAAGAGACAACCTCTACACCCTAATCATCCACGTATTCCGTTTCAAACAAAGCTGCCACACTTCAGTCCCCATCCATTGTAATTGGTTCTGTTCTGCTGCTTCTGGAGTGATCTTTAGTCCATCCGACGAAAATGTAAAGTACAGTCGTAATCGTGACTTGCGTTCCTTTCTCAAATCTCGGGAAGGTGAGACGGTTAAGAATGGAAGCCAGGTGAAACTCGATTGTTCGAGCAGGTAACCCTACCACACTGACTTTATCGTACGCCCGAAGCAGTCAACCTCTGTCTTTCCACCTGACTCCGAAACCACAATCGCATAGCTTTCAGCTTGTTCCGGCAAAATGAGGTTGGTCATCGTCCTGCGTCCGCCGTCGATGAAGATTTCTACAGATCCCCGATCCACAACGAGTTGAAGGTCCAGCGCTCCAGCTTTGGCACTGAAAGGAGCTGTTGTAACAGCCGGGAATTGTTTATGAAACTTACTGTTTTTCATGCCTGCACGGTCAAATGCAACCTCTCCTTGTTCGAAGTCCACCGTGACAGTACAGCCTTTTTTACTATCGGACTGGAACAACGTAACGAACATCTTCCCTCGTCCAGATTCATCTCCATCTACGTTTTTCATCTTCAGATCAAGCACAAAAGGTACATCCGGTTGAGCGATAATTGACGTGATGTCTTCTCCTATACTTATCGTTCGGTCTACAAAAATGTTTTCAGAGCGGTCAAACAGCTCTGACACTGGCTTTTGGATTAGCTCATACGCGCCTCGTTCCTGCACAAGTGAAACCTCTCTTGGGAGTGACATGGCACTTCTCCACGGGCTTGTGGGAACATCATTGGCATACTGCCAGTTGCTCATCCACGCCATCCAGATTCGCCGGCCGTCTTTTGCGGGTATATCTGAAAACGACTGGGTCGCGTAGAAGTCCTTTCCATAATCCACCCAAGCAGCATCACAATCAGATGTACCCGTTACTTTCGGTTCCGTTACAAACGTCCGACCATCAAAATCACCTACAAAGTACTGTCCGCCCGAACCCCCGGCAACAGCACCGTCTCCAATGTCCACCTGCATGACCCATTTTACCTCTTTGGTTGCTTCTACCTCCAGAGCAAACAAATCCGGACATTCCCAGACACCTCCGTGAGCGCCTTCGCATTTTCCAAATGAGCTTTCATACGTCCAGTTGAGCAGGTTCGGTGAAGAATAGATCATTATTTCCTGCCCGGCAGCAAGCACCATCACCCATCTGCTCGTCTCATGATGCCAGAACACTTTCGGGTCACGAAAATCCTTCAGCTCTGTATTTGGAATCACCGGATTGCCGGCGTATTTCACCCACGTGCGTCCCCGGTCGGTGCTGTATGCTATACTCTGCTGCTGAGTGTTTTCTGAAGCACTCGTATAAATCGCTACCAAACCGTGTCCCCCACCGAAAAGGCCGGATGTATCATGCCAGTCCACCACGGCACTGCCTGAAAAAATCATCCCCAGTTCATCAGGCTCAAGGGCAACAGGGAGATGCTCCCATTCAAGGAGATCCCTGCTCACCGCATGCCCCCAGTGCATGGGACCCCACTGCATCGAATCGGGATGGAACTGGTAAAACAAATGGTACTCCCCTTCGTAGAAAACCATTCCGTTTGGGTCATTCATCCACTTCTCTTCGGGTGTGAAATGAAGATGCGGGCGGTACGGCTCCTGGTAAGTTGTTTTTTCTGTTTTATTTGCCAGCTTATTATCCAACGTCACACTAACACTCCTCACTCCTATAAATTCCGTCCATCTCCCACACCTTCAGAGAGCGGACATACACATCCTCATCCCCTTTAAGGGAAAGTCCTTTTGACTCCGGCAGTGCCGGGTATATTCTCGTGGTCAAGCTCTTTTTTTCATTTACATACGCTTCTGCTAAAGACCGGTCTAGAAGCAGACGAAGAGAGAATGGGTCCTCTTTAAGCTGCACTTTCCCTCCCTGAATGCCCCCCGTTCTTTCCGAATCATCCAGAGTGGAACAGGTTCGGTCTACATAAAACGCTTCACGTGTACCGTCGTAATAAAACAGTGTCTCTTCCCGACGTTCCGGAGCCTGCCGGACATAGATGCCAACCGGCTCATCAACCGCCTCGATCTCCAGCTCAATATCCAGCATATCGCCCTTGACTATTTCAAGCTTTCGATTCGCCTCAGCCAGGGTCATTCCCTTTACATCCACGAGCTGTCTTCCACGAAGAGACTTCACTTCTTCCACCGGCCTGATGCCCATATCATTGTCCTCACTCAAAAAAATTTCTGCCGGCATCCCTGCGTTATGTGCCCATCCCGCAGCATATTCATACTCAATAGGACGCTCCCCTTGGGCAATCGTAAACAAGATAAGCCTGTTTTTCACCGGGTCCGCCATGGCGCTCGGCCCGGTAAAATGAAAGTCACCGTAATCAAACAAACGCGGTTCTTCAAAATCCGGGAGGAAACGTTTCGAATCGATGTCCCACTTTCCGATCCAGTAAAACACTTCAACGTCCGCACCTTCACCTACAGGGCTGATGATAAAGACATGCTTTTCCTCTCCCTTTGTATCTTTACCAAGGGGAAGGAGAATGGGCAGTTCCCAAACGATGCCGAGATAAGGGAAACTTTCATAATCGCTCACGTAAAGGGGACCGTGAAACGTCCATTCTTTTAAATCCTCTGAGCTGAATAATAGAGCCGTACCGCCTTTTCCATTAATACCCGAGGCCACGAGCTGAAACCACGTCCCGCCCTCTTTCCAGACAAAAGGATCACGAAATCCATCATCATATAAATCGTACCCTTCCGGTTGGACCAAATCCGGCTTATTCCGCTTGCTCCACTCTGCCAGTGTCGAATCGGCAGCGTCCACCGGGTGCGCCAGAGCCACCATCTGGTTTGGCAGCCTTTGATGATTGCCTGCCGTAAAAAACAGCACCGGCTCTCCGTTTTCATCCATATGCGCACAACCTGACCATGTACCGTCAGGATCCACCGCCCCAAGTTCCGGCGCCAGTGCCACAGGGGCGTCCTCCCAATGAATCAAATCGTCACTTACCCAATGACCCCAGTGAATGTTCCCCCAATACGGCCCCTGAGGATTGTGCTGATAAAACAGATGGTATTTCCCTTCATAATAAAACGGTGCATGGGGTTCGTTCATCCAGTGCCCCGGAGGTGATGCGTGAAAACGGGGGCGATGGACATCACTCGTGAAATCATCACGCTGAATCGCAATCGTTTCTTTTTCCAGCACCGGGTGTCTCCCTGCGCGAAGATATCCCTGATAAAGGGTCGCCACGTCTTCATTTGTTAATGCCGAGTCGTAGATCGCCACATCATCCATCAATCCGCTAAACATGTTTAAGGAAAACGTGTTTTCCACCATAAATGGATCATTGTTTTTCCCGATGTATAAATCCGCATCTGCAAGCTTCAAGGTTGTTCCCTGCAGCACCTGTTTTTTTCCCGCTGTCTGTCCGTTTACTAAGATCTTCATCTCACCCAGAGCACTGTCAAAAACCGCTGTGACCATCGACCATTCGTTTTTCTTAAGAAAGGTTCGTTCACAGGTCAGCTCCTGCCATCCGATATTGAGCCCCACGTGAAAGCCTAGTTGTCCGTGTTTATGAAACCCCAGAATAAACCCCGTCTCACAAGCCCGGTCGTGCTGATTTACAATGGCGGAAAGCCGCTCGTCTTCAATGCCTCCAAAAGAGCGCGGTGCTATCCAGGCAGATACGGTAAAACCTTCTGCCGGTAGAGCAATCTGCTCTTTTTCACGCGTGATAAACGTAGAAAAACCATCAAACCAAAGCGCCTGTCCGTGAATGCCTTTTCTTCGTTTACAGACACGATCCGGCTGAAACCGGGCCTCATGAAAAACATAGGAAAGTTGATCTTTGAGACCTTTCACCTCATCTGTGACAAAACGCTCATTTCCTTCTTCAAACCGCCATCGTGCCAACAATCCATCCTGTTTTTCCATCTCCTCACGCCTTTCCTGCATGTTGTGCTTCATACTCATACGAAGCTCCGATTTTTTCAAACGCCATGTAGCAAATCATGTACATGAGGTAACCGCTCAATGTGCCGATAAACAGTAAAAGCACCGGCCAATGGTAAACAAAATAAGCAGTAAAAAACATAACCGCACTCCCCAAAAGAGTATATGGAAGCTGGCTCACTGAAATGAAAAACGCATTTCTGACTTTGAACCTCAGCGGCAGCTCAAAGTGAACAAGGACCGGAAACAAATACACTGTCGTAAACACGAAGCCGATGATAACAAGACCGATGAACGCCATAAGGACAAACTCAAATACGGATGAAAAGGGATCGATTATCCGTAGATTCACGTAAACAACGGCAAATCCAGCTGTCCAAAGCAGCGAAACACCCAGACTTGTTTTGAGGTTTCTCCTGAAATACCGCAAGAAGGGTACGACCACAGCCCTATTATCGTTTTTATGCCAGTCCCGAAGAACGCCAAACATGGCGGTTGTGGCAGGAAATGCCGTCACTAAAGGAAGACAGCAAACAATCCAGACCAGGTTAAGAAAGAAAAAATTCGCGATATGTTCAAGCCATTGGTAAAGCTTTGAATCGAGAAACCCCATCATCATCACCTTCTTCTGTTTTATAGTATGGGGCCGGTCCTATTCATCCGGCCCCAAAAATTGAGACTTCTTTACTGGTTCTCATAAAAGCGGTCGTAACCGTCTTGATAAATCTCCATCAGCTCTTCGAGTCCCATCTGGTTGAGCTGCTCTACAAAATCGTCCCATTCTTCCTCAACCCCGCCATTCATAAGCCAGAGTGCCTGTTTCTCTTCCACCACGTTCAAAATGTCTGTTTGTAGACGGTTGATACGCTGAAGCTCTTCAGGTTCAAAGAAAATGTTTGGATACTTCTCATCTACCGCGTACGGCTCGTAGTGCTCTTCGATATCAAGCAGACGTTGCTTGGCACGGGGATCCATTTCCACCACAGTTCCGAAATGCTCTGCGAGGAT contains these protein-coding regions:
- a CDS encoding YesL family protein, which translates into the protein MGFLDSKLYQWLEHIANFFFLNLVWIVCCLPLVTAFPATTAMFGVLRDWHKNDNRAVVVPFLRYFRRNLKTSLGVSLLWTAGFAVVYVNLRIIDPFSSVFEFVLMAFIGLVIIGFVFTTVYLFPVLVHFELPLRFKVRNAFFISVSQLPYTLLGSAVMFFTAYFVYHWPVLLLFIGTLSGYLMYMICYMAFEKIGASYEYEAQHAGKA
- a CDS encoding TRAP transporter large permease; protein product: MGFLLIGLFLVLLLIGVPIAFVIGIIAFVGIFAIPYIPEVTVPVRMLNGLDSFVLLAVPLFILAANLMNHGQISQKLIDFSLKIVGHIRGGLAHANILVSMIFAGVSGASQADTAGVGKILIPSMKRQGYDTPTAVGVTAASSTIGVIIPPSIPMIIFAGLTNVSVGALFLAGIVPGVLVGLGMMLLIYIFAVKRGYPKANRTSVNEFTKSFLETLPAIFTPVILIGGIISGIFTATEAAAFASVYTFLISMFFYKTLKLRDMPKVLTDTLMLSSLSLFALAAASALGELLSYYQVAIWAQEFFTNNISSKIVFLLIIILFFLFIGTFMDAIPAMILFVPVVLPVAQLFDISPVLLGIIIIMTLAIGLITPPYGLCLLLAAKIGNISIERSFKAVTPFILVILIVLGLVAFVPEVAFFIPKFFFPDLVI
- a CDS encoding sugar kinase, whose protein sequence is MDVITIGDAMVSMQPQTKGPMRFVNAFDRKAGGAEFNLAIGCARLGLRTMWISRLGNDEFGRFIRNFARGEGVDTSQVKLVDGYPTSVQFKEVYEGGGGRTFYYRSNSPTVTLTEEAIDASIFKGGRVLHITGVFMALDKEKNVPLVKKAIRLAKDQGLLISLDPNIRLKLWRKEEAREALLDILPEVDLLLAGMEEAEILFDSVDADVIFEKCSRFELTSVVLKDGGNGSTGWENGEKVIAPPVKAPSVVDTVGAGDGFDAGYLYGWLQGWSLEKRLHVSNTIGSMVVGVSGDNEGLPYLEDVLIKLGEKEFIER
- the dctP gene encoding TRAP transporter substrate-binding protein; the encoded protein is MKKLASTLGMTVAALGLVLTGCGNDDETSGAEGSGDLKILAAHNQTSPDNPFQEGMLEFKNVAESESDGAIEVEVHAGTIGTEESELVEKLKLGAADVVLVSPGFMTATGIKEVDLLALPYLFDDYDHWESVVDGEIGEELAEIINEQSGNDFKVLGYWSAGVRHYYGKEPLETIDDLRGMSIRTQTSGVVADFWRQAGATPVDVAWGELYQGLQQNVVDSSENAYPYFVQQNHHQTPNGKYTTETGHDYTTRLLLVNGERFDELTDEQKEILLNAAEASTVAEREALYAQEEEYKEKALEEGAEINEIDREPFIEIALPIQEAFAEDAGIEDILQRINDLKQ
- a CDS encoding TRAP transporter small permease; amino-acid sequence: MFIKRLEQIQLIIGVVFLCIFFAAILVQVVSRQLGVSVLWTGEVANYSFIWAVFMGAAVMVNKKEHFNFDLLAKKLKGKAKYALNITIDVILIAFSSVLFIYSLTALTTFWSYQWVTIPALKMGYVWISLPIMAGTMVIYLAAHVFTSVKLISARGGE
- a CDS encoding substrate-binding domain-containing protein; its protein translation is MADVARQAGVSKSTVSQYLNKRFDYMGAKTKARIESAISELGYQPNIVARSLKQKSTQTIGVIVANILHSFSTQVIRAIEDYCHEHDFHLIVCNADDNPEKEKKYIEMLLAKQVDGLIVFPTGGNLDLYKKMKEGEFPLVFMDRIIDEVEVPTVQLNNERASDLAVTHLAGKGYSNIGMLTTSLKQKPSPRVERINGFKQSHKDNGLSLKEGWIKSVDVEDMQGALREMFNGPSKPDAILASNDLSLIEVLKFVKESGLSMPEDLAVIGIDRVSFADLYSPTLTYIAQPTFEMGRKAASIIIDKVKNNNTGDEMVYRYEPELIPGESC
- a CDS encoding glycoside hydrolase family 32 protein; protein product: MTLDNKLANKTEKTTYQEPYRPHLHFTPEEKWMNDPNGMVFYEGEYHLFYQFHPDSMQWGPMHWGHAVSRDLLEWEHLPVALEPDELGMIFSGSAVVDWHDTSGLFGGGHGLVAIYTSASENTQQQSIAYSTDRGRTWVKYAGNPVIPNTELKDFRDPKVFWHHETSRWVMVLAAGQEIMIYSSPNLLNWTYESSFGKCEGAHGGVWECPDLFALEVEATKEVKWVMQVDIGDGAVAGGSGGQYFVGDFDGRTFVTEPKVTGTSDCDAAWVDYGKDFYATQSFSDIPAKDGRRIWMAWMSNWQYANDVPTSPWRSAMSLPREVSLVQERGAYELIQKPVSELFDRSENIFVDRTISIGEDITSIIAQPDVPFVLDLKMKNVDGDESGRGKMFVTLFQSDSKKGCTVTVDFEQGEVAFDRAGMKNSKFHKQFPAVTTAPFSAKAGALDLQLVVDRGSVEIFIDGGRRTMTNLILPEQAESYAIVVSESGGKTEVDCFGRTIKSVW
- the hxlA gene encoding 3-hexulose-6-phosphate synthase, coding for MKIQLALDRLTRDECFAILEQTEAHIDWIEVGTGVIKEYGMAIVREIKETFPHRTVVADMKTCDAGKHEALQAFEAGADITTVMAFSADQTIADVLKVAKDKEKRVMIDLLGVTNPDRIAVIEELGADLVSLHYGKDMQKGGAMKLDLFSLTEGRKNLEVAVAGGISPDSLPEILRKSPSVVIVGSAVTKADDKKQVVLKMRGVMDDYENNH
- the hxlB gene encoding 6-phospho-3-hexuloisomerase, whose protein sequence is MTMKTIINQVAAEMDTVLSNVSESEASALSQELKDAKRIFITGEGRSGLMGKAFAMRLMHSGYTVFAVGETITPSVEEGDLLVGISGSGTTGAIKQFAQKAKEAGAKVALVTTNDQSPIAEISDLVLVIPAATKFRREEEPETIQPLGNQFDQAVHLVLDAIIIGTVKGEGYEEMTRRHANME
- a CDS encoding GH32 C-terminal domain-containing protein, whose protein sequence is MSMKHNMQERREEMEKQDGLLARWRFEEGNERFVTDEVKGLKDQLSYVFHEARFQPDRVCKRRKGIHGQALWFDGFSTFITREKEQIALPAEGFTVSAWIAPRSFGGIEDERLSAIVNQHDRACETGFILGFHKHGQLGFHVGLNIGWQELTCERTFLKKNEWSMVTAVFDSALGEMKILVNGQTAGKKQVLQGTTLKLADADLYIGKNNDPFMVENTFSLNMFSGLMDDVAIYDSALTNEDVATLYQGYLRAGRHPVLEKETIAIQRDDFTSDVHRPRFHASPPGHWMNEPHAPFYYEGKYHLFYQHNPQGPYWGNIHWGHWVSDDLIHWEDAPVALAPELGAVDPDGTWSGCAHMDENGEPVLFFTAGNHQRLPNQMVALAHPVDAADSTLAEWSKRNKPDLVQPEGYDLYDDGFRDPFVWKEGGTWFQLVASGINGKGGTALLFSSEDLKEWTFHGPLYVSDYESFPYLGIVWELPILLPLGKDTKGEEKHVFIISPVGEGADVEVFYWIGKWDIDSKRFLPDFEEPRLFDYGDFHFTGPSAMADPVKNRLILFTIAQGERPIEYEYAAGWAHNAGMPAEIFLSEDNDMGIRPVEEVKSLRGRQLVDVKGMTLAEANRKLEIVKGDMLDIELEIEAVDEPVGIYVRQAPERREETLFYYDGTREAFYVDRTCSTLDDSERTGGIQGGKVQLKEDPFSLRLLLDRSLAEAYVNEKKSLTTRIYPALPESKGLSLKGDEDVYVRSLKVWEMDGIYRSEEC